In a single window of the Nicotiana tomentosiformis chromosome 10, ASM39032v3, whole genome shotgun sequence genome:
- the LOC104096821 gene encoding auxin efflux carrier component 7-like: MITWHDLYVVLTAVVPLYVAMILAYGSVRWWKIFSPDQCSGINRFVAIFAVPLLSFHFIAMNNPYEMNFRFIAADSLQKVIMLVVLSLWANLTKNGSLEWSITIFSLSTLPNTLVMGIPLLIAMYGEYSGSLMVQVVVLQCIIWYTLLLFLFEYRGAKMLIMEQFPETAASIVSFKVESDVVSLDGHDFLETDAEIGQDGKLHVTVRKSNASRRSFAMDHRPSNLTGAEIYSLSSSRNPTPRGSNFNHNDFYSMMGFPGGRLSNFGPADNMYSVQSSRGPTPRPSNFEENCAPGGLIQNSPKFGFFPAQTATPGYYPAPNPEIASTVPKNTKPQQQQNVQVQKQDVQQQLNAKGNNHDAKELHMFVWSSSNSPVSEAGGLHVFGGNDFSANEQSGRSDGAKEIRMLVSDHPQNGDNTKAIPQSGDFVREDFSFGGANGGGKDGDEEKGEKEGPTGLTKLGSSSTSELHPKTAGVQDSGTGKQMPPASVMTRLILIMVWRKLIRNPNTYSSLIGLIWSLISFRWHVHMPKIIEKSISILSDAGLGMAMFSLGLFMALQPKIIACGNTVATFAMAVRFLTGPAVMAAASIAVGLRGTLLHVAIVQAALPQGIVPFVFAKEYNVHPAILSTAVIFGMLIALPITLVYYIILGL, encoded by the exons ATGATCACTTGGCACGATCTATATGTTGTGTTAACAGCAGTTGTTCCTTTGTATGTTGCTATGATCTTGGCATATGGTTCTGTCCGATGGTGGAAAATCTTTTCCCCTGATCAATGCTCTGGTATAAACAGATTTGTGGCTATTTTTGCAGTCCCTTTACTTTCCTTTCACTTTATAGCCATGAACAACCCGTATGAAATGAACTTCCGTTTCATTGCTGCTGATTCTTTACAAAAGGTTATTATGTTAGTGGTGCTTTCATTATGGGCTAATTTGACAAAAAATGGTAGCCTAGAATGGAGCATTACAATTTTCTCACTTTCAACACTTCCTAATACACTTGTTATGGGAATTCCTTTGTTAATTGCTATGTATGGTGAGTACTCTGGTAGTTTAATGGTACAAGTTGTAGTGTTACAGTGTATTATTTGGTACACCCTTTTGCTTTTCTTGTTCGAATATCGTGGGGCTAAGATGCTTATTATGGAACAATTTCCTGAAACTGCTGCTTCCATTGTTTCATTTAAAGTGGAATCTGATGTTGTTTCTTTAGATGGACATGATTTTCTTGAAACTGACGCTGAAATTGGCCAAGATGGTAAACTTCATGTTACTGTAAGAAAATCAAATGCGTCTAGGAGATCATTTGCTATGGACCATAGACCATCAAATCTAACTGGAGCTGAAATTTATAGCTTAAGTTCTTCAAGAAATCCAACTCCTAGAGGATCTAATTTTAATCATAATGATTTTTACTCTATGATGGGTTTTCCTGGAGGAAGATTATCCAATTTTGGTCCTGCGGATAATATGTATTCTGTTCAATCGTCTCGGGGTCCAACCCCGAGACCGtctaattttgaagaaaattgtGCTCCGGGAGGTCTGATTCAGAACTCTCCGAAGTTTGGATTTTTCCCGGCGCAGACTGCTACCCCAGGTTATTATCCTGCACCGAATCCCGAAATTGCTTCGACAGTACCTAAGAATACAAAACCTCAGCAACAACAAAATGTTCAAGTACAAAAGCAAGATGTACAACAACAGCTGAATGCTAAAGGTAATAATCATGATGCTAAGGAACTTCACATGTTTGTTTGGAGCTCGAGTAATTCGCCGGTGTCGGAAGCCGGCGGCCTCCATGTGTTCGGCGGCAATGATTTCAGTGCTAACGAACAATCTGGTCGGTCCGATGGTGCTAAAGAAATTAGGATGTTGGTTTCTGATCATCCTCAAAATGGGGATAATACTAAAG CCATTCCGCAAAGTGGGGACTTTGTTAGGGAAGATTTTAGCTTTGGAGGTGCCAATGGTGGTGGAAAAGATGGAGATgaagaaaaaggagaaaaagagGGACCCACTGGACTGACTAAACTGGGGTCCAGTTCCACATCGGAGCTACACCCGAAAACCGCCGGAGTTCAAGATTCCGGTACCGGAAAACAGATGCCACCGGCGAGTGTTATGACTCGTTTAATCTTAATCATGGTTTGGCGTAAGCTTATCCGTAACCCGAACACGTATTCAAGCCTCATTGGTCTGATTTGGTCACTAATCTCATTTAG GTGGCATGTGCATATGCCCAAAATCATAGAGAAATCAATCTCTATTCTCTCAGACGCTGGTCTTGGAATGGCTATGTTTAGCTTAG GTCTGTTTATGGCTTTGCAACCAAAGATCATTGCATGTGGGAACACAGTGGCTACATTTGCAATGGCTGTGAGGTTTTTGACTGGCCCAGCAGTTATGGCTGCTGCTTCCATTGCTGTTGGTCTTCGTGGTACCCTCCTCCATGTAGCCATTGTACAG GCTGCATTGCCACAAGGGATTGTCCCATTTGTGTTTGCTAAGGAGTACAATGTTCATCCAGCTATTCTTAGCACTGC GGTTATTTTCGGGATGTTGATAGCATTGCCAATCACATTAGTGTACTACATCATTCTTGGATTATAA